One genomic window of Pungitius pungitius chromosome 11, fPunPun2.1, whole genome shotgun sequence includes the following:
- the si:ch73-54f23.4 gene encoding zinc-binding protein A33, which yields MYQNHIKETNNNCNEGLLSDHKEKLFHAIKRIKHEVDECREAERGTYIESRQVENSFDSLEREISAEFQNLHSFLDEEECKEMDRLRRERQKQLKQLKERKKKMAEQGRDLERAISVLNSKLTEENSPKLIREIQDLLKRSKVRFVPPAEVDTEVRSGQFVGPIQYRIWKHMKSCLYPNITPMTIDPDTAHPNLSVSQSCTSVCFEEDKDTKHVQANPQRFHYYYCALGHQSFTTGRHYWEVDVGQKTAWRLGVAREDVPRGEMDATGESSGLWTLALMGGFVQAYTDPKPTKVNVSLRLVRIGVFLDCEKEEVSFYNAVTMAPIYTFTMGTVGVPLFPFYNPCDADDGKNTESLKIFNPSL from the exons ATGTACCAAAACCACATCAAAGagaccaacaacaactgcaacgAAGGCCTTCTCAGTGATCACAAG gaaaAGCTTTTCCATGctattaaaagaataaagcaCGAGGTAGATGAGtgcagagaagcagagagaggaacATACATAGAGTCACGACAAGTAGAG aATAGTTTTGATTCACTGGAACGAGAAATCAGTGCCGAGTTTCAAAACCTCCATAGTTTCCTGGATGAGGAGGAGTGTAAGGAGATGGATCgactgaggagggagagacagaaacaaCTGAAGCAGCTGAAGGAACGAAAGAAGAAGATGGCGGAGCAAGGGAGAGACCTGGAGAGAGCAATCTCGGTGCTAAACAGCAAACTGACCGAGGAGAACAGTCCTAAACTAATCAGA GAAATCCAAGATCTCCTAAAAAG GTCTAAGGTGCGCTTTGTTCCTCCGGCAGAAGTCGACACTGAGGTGCGCTCCGGCCAGTTTGTGGGGCCAATACAGTACAGGATATGGAAGCACATGAAAAGCTGCCTTTACCCAA ATATTACACCAATGACCATTGACCCCGACACAGCCCACCCTAATCTGTCGGTGTCCCAGTCTTGCACCTCAGTATGCTTTGAGGAGGACAAGGACACAAAGCACGTCCAGGCCAACCCACAACGCTTCCACTACTACTACTGCGCGTTGGGCCATCAGAGCTTCACGACGGGCCGACACTACTGGGAGGTGGACGTGGGACAAAAGACAGCATGGAGGTTGGGCGTTGCACGAGAAGACGTCCCGAGAGGCGAGATGGATGCTACTGGCGAGTCCAGCGGCCTCTGGACTCTGGCCCTGATGGGCGGATTCGTCCAAGCCTACACCGACCCCAAGCCCACCAAGGTCAACGTATCGCTGCGACTCGTCCGCATCGGTGTGTTCTTAGATTGTGAAAAGGAGGAAGTGTCTTTCTATAATGCCGTTACCATGGCGCCCATCTATACCTTTACAATGGGGACGGTTGGGGTTCCTTTGTTCCCCTTCTATAATCCATGTGATGCGGATGATGGGAAGAACACAGAATCGCTTAAAATCTTTAACCCTTCACTATGA
- the ino80e gene encoding INO80 complex subunit E isoform X2 yields MNGQVDAEVDYKRKYKNLKRKLKFLVYEQECFQEELRRAQRKLLKVSRDKSFLLDRLLQYERVDEDSSDSEATVSSDNSEGDGPREREREREGAKKRRSSPGACHPSSSSPHLSLLSRHGVNPLQSSGSGPYLNTMPFPPEYLAPPAEQMKKARKTKTPKNKRDTTGKVVAPMAANYPSAPAVPPAANSPFSWVPRQMLSGDAAEEEGESDGDSDRGDEDRGEGDEAELVIDLPNE; encoded by the exons aTGAACGGCCAGGTGGACGCTGAAGTTGACTACAAGcggaaatacaaaaatctcaAACGAAAATTAAAATTTCTTGTCTAT GAGCAGGAATGTTttcaggaggagctgaggagagcGCAGAGAAAACTCCTCAAAGTTTCCAGGGACAAAAG CTTCCTTCTGGACAGACTGCTGCAGTATGAGAGGGTAGATGAAGACTCCTCAG ATTCGGAAGCAACTGTTTCTTCAGACAATAGTGAAGGAGACGGCCCAAGGGAGAGGGAACGAGAACGAGAAGGAGCAAAAAA GCGAAGAAGCAGTCCAGGCGCTTGTCATCCGTCATCCTCGTCCCCTCATCTCTCCCTGCTTTCGCGTCATGGTGTAAATCCCCTGCAGTCATCAGGCTCCGGACCCTACCTCAACACT ATGCCCTTCCCACCGGAGTATTTGGCTCCCCCAGCTGAACAAATGAAGAAAGCGAGAAAAACAAAGACGCCTAAAAACAAGAGAGACACAACGGGGAag GTTGTTGCCCCAATGGCAGCTAATTACCCATCAGCACCTGCGGTCCCTCCGGCAGCCAACAGCCCCTTCAGCTGGGTTCCCAGACAGATGCTGAGTGGAGAtgcagctgaggaggagggagagagcgatgGAGACAGCGACCGGGGCGATGAAGATAGAGGGGAGGGAGACGAGGCTGAACTGGTCATTGACCTCCCTAATGAGTGA
- the LOC119197236 gene encoding uncharacterized protein LOC119197236 — protein sequence MLRPAGVSSAVWLLAVLGPGLSLPAEDSSLCTHCFYRQTPPRGASAGLLCHGLPGGRMFATMLKATCGTAVFSAFHLSHGWTEREGEGLVTDKEEKNIKSAVPALLRGGGEPSHPASPADSPLHHWDLTVTTLVKSSISPQCSTLGGDLYILTGVGGLGDGHKECQTTPLWSAVCCALPQGKSGFSVGLIRETGEGERQLSVKELEEILGVAELFSEGCGGADGATVGIGVGLHSEGLPGNIETLGADLTGENTGAVDGDSQTAGRVTEGEEVESEAAERIDLRAATRSRDVTLASPESSADNEPADEQETDANSMLDVLMSILSTTLSILSTTLSILKAPLQPVFSTVIKLPGQVIYVLQEDLGVLAALPGETFSVLHLLTSDLLYWTGSAGETLLDIGGDCCSSIYHCVSSMLEALLNSCHTGLTGIGALAGDSVGIFCGALDNIWWVTEFFGGRLWEQCEGYVGTVVSEMGGQAKAVGGGFGRLAWRSGNGVGNVFTMAGGLVLGIVDTVFGAGHMSFE from the exons ATGCTGCGTCCTGCTGGCGTCAGTTCAGCTGTGTGGCTGCTGGCCGTGCTGGGCCCGGGCCTGTCTCTCCCAGCTGAGGACAGCAGCCTCTGCACCCACTGCTTCTACAGACAGACGCCACCTCGGGGAGCCTCTGCAGGACTGCTGTGCCACGGCCTGCCCGGGGGACGGATGTTCGCCACCATGCTCAAAGCGACCTGTGGCACCGCCGTCTTCTCTGCCTTCCATCTCAGCCACggatggacagagagggagggggaagggcTGGTG acagataaagaagaaaaaaacatcaaatctgCAGTACCGGCCCTTCTCAGAGGAGGCGGGGAGCCATCTCATCCTGCCTCGCCAGCAGACTCCCCGCTTCATCACTGGGACTTGACCGTCACAACACTGGTCAAGTCAAGCATCTCTCCCCAgtgcagcactttagggggtgATCTCTACATCCTCACCGGGGTCGGAGGTCTCGGGGATGGACACAAGGAGTGTCAGACGACGCCGCTGTGGTCTGCAGTGTGCTGCGCTCTCCCGCAGGGGAAGAGCGGCTTCAGTGTGGGGTTAATCAGAGAGACAGGGGAAGGGGAGAGGCAATTGAGcgtgaaggagctggaggagattcTCGGAGTGGCAGAGCTTTTCTCAGAGGGCTGCGGAGGAGCAGATGGGGCGACTGTCGGCATCGGAGTGGGTCTCCACAGCGAGGGGCTGCCGGGTAACATAGAAACGTTGGGTGCAGATCTCACTGGTGAAAACACAGGCGCCGTGGATGGAGATTCCCAAACTGCTGGTCGAGTCACTGAAGGAGAGGAGGTTGAGTCAGAAGCCGCTGAAAGAATTGATCTGCGCGCTGCGACCCGTTCAAGAGACGTGACATTGGCGTCTCCCGAATCCTCAGCTGACAATGAACCTGCGGATGAACAAGAGACGGATGCAAATTCCATGTTGGATGTTCTGATGTCCATCCTCTCCACCACCTTGTCCATCCTCTCCACCACCTTGTCCATCCTCAAAGCTCCGCTGCAGCCGGTGTTCTCCACTGTCATTAAATTACCTGGACAG GTGATATACGTTCTGCAGGAAGACCTCGGGGTTCTGGCTGCACTTCCTGGTGAAACCTTCTCCGTACTCCACCTCTTGACTTCTGACCTCCTGTATTGGACCGGCTCTGCTGGAGAAACGCTGCTGGACATAGGGGGCGACTGCTGCTCCAGCATCTACCACTGCGTCTCCTCCATGCTGGAGGCCCTGCTGAACAGCTGCCACACTGGGCTCACTGGCATAGGGGCCCTTGCTGGAGACTCAGTGGGGATATTTTGCGGGGCGTTGGACAATATTTGGTGGGTGACCGAGTTCTTCGGAGGCCGGCTGTGGGAGCAGTGCGAGGGTTACGTAGGAACAGTGGTGTCAGAGATGGGGGGTCAGGCAAAAGCTGTCGGTGGAGGGTTCGGGAGGCTGGCGTGGCGAAGTGGAAATGGGGTGGGTAATGTGTTTACGATGGCAGGGGGTTTAGTACTGGGCATCGTGGATACAGTCTTTGGTGCAGGGCACATGTCTTTTGAGTAG
- the vars1 gene encoding valine--tRNA ligase → MAALFVSPHPDDFRSLLALVAAEFSSSRPRTLTEEPPASLDARSRPILVLDAREGGVVLSGASAVSWYLANQGKRAGVDPKQQSQVWQWLSFADNELTPVSCAVVFPLMGMTGVEKKLQQSSRAELIRLLKVLDKALEPRTFLVGESITLADMAVATAVLLPFKYVLEPSDRKVLTNVTRWFTTCTNQPQFLKVLGKTTLCEKMVPVTLNTNPPPNAKAANAGPAGDPADATANGPPKTEAQLKKEAKKKEKLEKFQQKKDTEAKKKTQPSTEKKPKPEKKELGVITYSVPTAAGEKKDVISPLPDSYSPQYVEAAWYPWWEKKGFFKPEYGRKSISDPNPRGVFMMCIPPPNVTGSLHLGHALTNAIQDSLTRWHRMRGETTLWNPGCDHAGIATQVVVEKKLMRERGMSRHDLGRENFIKEVWNWKNEKGDRIYHQLKKLGSSLDWDRACFTMDPKLSYAVQEAFIRMHDEGVIYRSKRLVNWSCTLNSAISDIEVDKKELTGRTLLPVPGYKEKVEFGVLVSFAYKVDGSDEEVIVATTRIETMLGDTAVAVHPDDSRYQHLKGKMVLHPFCDRKMPIVFDDFVDVSFGTGAVKITPAHDHNDYEVGERHNLAFINILDENGLLINVPPPFLGMKRFEARKTVLQALKDRGHFKEIKDNPMVVPVCSRSKDIVEPLLKPQWYVNCTDMGKQAADAVREGRLKIIPDHHLKTWFNWMDNIRDWCISRQLWWGHRIPAYFITVSDASVKPGEDTDGHYWVSGKSEEEAREKAAKRFNVSADKVTLRQDEDVLDTWFSSGIFPFSIFGWPNETQDLNVFYPGTLLETGHDILFFWVARMVMMGLKLTGKLPFKEVYLHAVVRDAHGRKMSKSLGNVIDPLDVITGISLEGLHALLVDSNLDPLEVEKAKQGQTSDYPNGIPECGTDALRFALCAYTGQGRDINLDVNRILGYRHFCNKLWNAVKFAMKTLGDNFVPSEKAQLCGDESVSDRWILSRLSAAVGLCDAGFKAYDFPTITTAIYNFWLYELCDVYLESVKPVLGKSEEDGTSQRLVCRQTLYTCLEVGLRLLSPVMPFVSEELYQRLPRRRPHSDPPSICVTSYPDTEVFCWHSAEVDRDMEFVMTVIKTIRSLRADYNLTKTRADCYLQCIDAATVSQVQKYSLPIQTLSYSQAVIAVTANQPVPGGCAVAIASDRCTVNLMLKGLIDVDKEVAKLMTKKGELEKQMEKLRGKMAKSDYKEKVPVKVQEQDAEKLRQTQTELEKVNEAVDNFRKMI, encoded by the exons ATGGCAGCTCTCTTCGTGTCCCCTCACCCTGATGACTTCAGGAGCCTTCTGGCTCTCGTGGCTGCAGAGTTTAGCTCCTCCCGCCCGCGGACTCTCACAGAGGAGCCTCCTGCGTCCCTGGATGCCCGCTCCAGACCCATCCTGGTGCTGGACGCCCGGGAGGGGGGCGTGGTTCTGAGCGGGGCCAGCGCCGTGTCCTGGTACCTGGCCAATCAGGGGAAGAGAGCTGGTGTCGACCCAAAGCAGCAGAGCCAGGTGTGGCAGTGGCTCAGCTTTGCAGACAATGAACTCACCCCGGTGTCCTGTGCTGTGGTCTTCCCACTCATGGGGATGACGGGAGTGGAGAAGAAG CTCCAGCAGAGTTCCCGCGCTGAGTTGATCCGCCTTCTGAAGGTTCTCGACAAAGCACTGGAACCGAGAACCTTCCTGGTGGGGGAGAGCATCACCCTGGCCGATATGGCTGTAGCGACCGCGGTTCTTCTCCCTTTTAAATAC GTGTTGGAGCCCTCAGACAGGAAAGTCTTGACCAATGTTACGCGGTGGTTTACAACGTGCACAAATCAGCCACAGTTCCTGAAGGTGTTGGGGAAGACCACTCTTTGTGAGAAGATGGTGCCAGTTACACTAAATACGAACCCTCCTCCGAATGCTAAAGCTGCTAATGCCGGTCCTGCTGGTGATCCTGCTGATGCCACAGCTAATG GCCCACCAAAGACAGAAGCTCAGCTGAAGAAGGAAGctaagaagaaagaaaagttggaaaagttccagcagaagaaggatacgGAGGCAAAGAAAAAGACTCAGCCATCAACAGAG aAAAAGCCTAAACCGGAGAAGAAGGAGTTGGGAGTGATCACATACAGTGTTCCCACTGCTGCTGGGGAGAAAAAAG ATGTCATCAGCCCGCTTCCTGACTCTTACAGTCCTCAGTACGTGGAGGCTGCCTGGTATCCATGGTGGGAGAAGAAGGGATTCTTCAAGCCGGAGTACGGG AGGAAGAGTATTAGTGACCCGAATCCCCGTGGCGTCTTCATGATGTGCATCCCTCCCCCCAATGTGACAGGATCACTCCACTTGGGTCACGCACTCACCAACGCCATTCAGGACTCTCTGACTCGATG gCACAGGATGCGAGGTGAAACCACCTTGTGGAACCCGGGCTGTGATCACGCTGGTATCGCCACACAGGTGGTGGTAGAAAAAAAgctgatgagagagaggggcatGAGCCGCCATGATCTGGGGAGGGAAAACTTCATCAAGGAAGTCTGGAATTGGAAAAACGA GAAGGGAGACCGCATCTACCACCAGCTGAAGAAGCTGGGCTCCTCTCTGGACTGGGACAGAGCCTGCTTCACTATGGACCCG AAACTGTCCTATGCAGTTCAGGAGGCCTTTATCCGCATGCATGACGAGGGAGTGATTTACAGGAGCAAGCGTCTGGTCAACTGGTCCTGCACGCTAAACTCCGCCATCTCTGACATAGAG GTGGATAAGAAGGAGCTCACAGGCAGGACTCTGTTGCCTGTCCCTGGGTACAAAGAGAAAGTGGAGTTTGGTGTGCTGGTGTCTTTTGCCTACAAGGTGGATGGATCAG ACGAGGAAGTGATTGTGGCAACAACTCGTATTGAGACGATGTTGGGAGACACTGCTGTGGCTGTCCACCCTGATGACTCCAGGTATCAGCACCTGAAGGGGAAAATGGTGCTGCATCCCTTCTGTGACCGCAAGATGCCGATTGTCTTCGATGACTTTGTGGACGTGAGCTTTGGAACAG GTGCTGTCAAAATCACCCCAGCTCATGACCATAATGACTACGAGGTTGGAGAGAGACACAATCTGGCCTTCATCAACATTTTGGATGAAAATGGCCTGCTCATTAACGTGCCCCCTCCTTTCCTG ggcATGAAGCGTTTTGAGGCCAGGAAGACTGTGCTGCAGGCTCTCAAGGACAGAGGGCATTTTAAAGAGATCAAAGACAACCCTATGGTTGTCCCAGTCTGCAG TCGTTCAAAGGACATTGTGGAGCCGCTGCTGAAGCCGCAGTGGTATGTGAACTGCACGGATATGGGCAAGCAGGCCGCAGACGCTGTGAGAGAGGGACGGCTCAAAATCATCCCTGATCACCACCTCAAGACGTGGTTCAACTGGATGGACAACATCAG GGACTGGTGCATCTCTCGGCAGCTTTGGTGGGGTCACCGCATTCCTGCATACTTCATCACTGTCAGCGATGCCTCCGTGAAACCCGGAGAA GACACGGATGGTCATTACTGGGTGAGTGGGAAGTCtgaggaggaggccagggagaaAGCAGCAAAACGCTTCAATGTGTCTGCTGACAAAGTAACCCTCAGACAAg ATGAGGATGTTCTGGACACTTGGTTCTCGTCTGGCATTTTCCCCTTCTCTATCTTCGGGTGGCCTAATGAG ACCCAGGACCTGAATGTGTTCTACCCTGGCACCTTGCTGGAGACGGGTCATGACATCCTGTTCTTCTGGGTTGCTCGTATGGTGATGATGGGCCTCAAACTGACCGGCAAATTGCCCTTCAAAGAG GTCTATCTGCATGCAGTGGTGAGGGACGCCCATGGAAGGAAAATGAGCAAATCTCTGGGCAACGTCATTGACCCTCTGGATGTGATTACAGGGATCTCCCTCGAG GGTCTTCATGCCCTGTTGGTCGACAGTAACTTGGATCCTCTGGAGGTGGAGAAGGCAAAGCAGGGCCAGACGTCCGACTACCCAAATGGCATCCCGGAGTGTGGCACAGATGCTCTCCGGTTCGCCCTATGTGCCTACACTGGCCAAG gtaGAGATATCAACCTGGATGTCAACCGCATCCTTGGTTACCGTCACTTCTGCAACAAACTGTGGAACGCTGTGAAGTTTGCAATGAAGACACTGGGAGACAACTTTGTACCCTCGGAGAAGGCCCAG CTGTGTGGAGACGAGAGTGTATCAGACAGGTGGATTCTGTCTCGACTGAGTGCCGCTGTCGGTCTCTGTGACGCTGGCTTCAAGGCCTACGACTTCCCAACCATCACGACGGCCATTTACAACTTCTGGCTGTACGAGCTGTGCGACGTCTACCTG GAAAGTGTGAAACCAGTGCTCGGTAAATCAGAGGAAGACGGCACCAGCCAGCGCCTGGTGTGCAGACAGACCCTCTACACCTGTCTAGAAGTCGGCCTGCGCCTTCTGTCTCCTGTGATGCCCTTCGTCAGTGAGGAACTATATCAGAGGTTACCACGGCGACGACCTCACAGCGATCCACCCAGCATCTGTGTCACATCCTACCCCGACACAGAGGTG TTCTGTTGGCACAGCGCGGAGGTCGACCGTGACATGGAGTTCGTGATGACTGTGATCAAGACGATCCGGTCACTGAGAGCCGACTACAACCTGACCAAGACCAGAGCTGACT GCTACCTCCAGTGCATCGACGCTGCGACTGTGTCCCAGGTGCAGAAGTACAGTCTGCCAATTCAGACCTTGTCGTATTCTCAGGCCGTCATCGCGGTGACTGCTAACCAGCCCGTCCCAGGAGGCTGTGCTGTGGCAATCGCCTCTGACAGATGCACGGTCAACCTCATGCTCAAG GGTCTCATCGATGTGGATAAGGAAGTGGCTAAGTTGATGACAAAGAAAGGTGAATTGGAGAAACAGATGGAAAAATTGAGAGGGAAGATGGCAAAGAGTGACTACAAGGAGAAGGTGCCAGTGAAGGTGCAGGAGCAAGATGCTGAGAag CTACGTCAGACCCAAACTGAACTTGAAAAAGTAAATGAAGCAGTGGACAACTTCAGGAAAATGATATGA
- the ino80e gene encoding INO80 complex subunit E isoform X1, producing the protein MNGQVDAEVDYKRKYKNLKRKLKFLVYEQECFQEELRRAQRKLLKVSRDKSFLLDRLLQYERVDEDSSDSEATVSSDNSEGDGPREREREREGAKKRRSSPGACHPSSSSPHLSLLSRHGVNPLQSSGSGPYLNTVVAPMAANYPSAPAVPPAANSPFSWVPRQMLSGDAAEEEGESDGDSDRGDEDRGEGDEAELVIDLPNE; encoded by the exons aTGAACGGCCAGGTGGACGCTGAAGTTGACTACAAGcggaaatacaaaaatctcaAACGAAAATTAAAATTTCTTGTCTAT GAGCAGGAATGTTttcaggaggagctgaggagagcGCAGAGAAAACTCCTCAAAGTTTCCAGGGACAAAAG CTTCCTTCTGGACAGACTGCTGCAGTATGAGAGGGTAGATGAAGACTCCTCAG ATTCGGAAGCAACTGTTTCTTCAGACAATAGTGAAGGAGACGGCCCAAGGGAGAGGGAACGAGAACGAGAAGGAGCAAAAAA GCGAAGAAGCAGTCCAGGCGCTTGTCATCCGTCATCCTCGTCCCCTCATCTCTCCCTGCTTTCGCGTCATGGTGTAAATCCCCTGCAGTCATCAGGCTCCGGACCCTACCTCAACACT GTTGTTGCCCCAATGGCAGCTAATTACCCATCAGCACCTGCGGTCCCTCCGGCAGCCAACAGCCCCTTCAGCTGGGTTCCCAGACAGATGCTGAGTGGAGAtgcagctgaggaggagggagagagcgatgGAGACAGCGACCGGGGCGATGAAGATAGAGGGGAGGGAGACGAGGCTGAACTGGTCATTGACCTCCCTAATGAGTGA